In a genomic window of Streptomyces roseoviridis:
- a CDS encoding LamG domain-containing protein, whose protein sequence is MALTAAWALLVSAVPMLTGAPAVADEASAAALTETERALREAADTGSRVEVVGERSERETVFANPDGATFTMEKSIVPVRVDTGEGWVQPDATLVRREDGSIGPKAAAVDLSISGGGPGAGLVTIGEAGQSVSMGWPGKLPTPRLEGERAVYEDVLPDVNLILTATLEGFRQVLEVRTPEAAALPELKAITYDIKADGLRLREGALGSVEALDGNGQVVFRSPTAQMWNSAGEDDAAPADAGLSTRSAGLRALDTASAEDVPAQQETSEPVAPPQEGDPLAGPGAGDEAAVMAVELAKDSLTVVPDADLIAATGAEDFPLYIDPSVELNESERTVLSSDGDVFYNFSGGDNGMSVGKCGSAVINGVSYYCGSGYVNRMYFEFTPEKLRGKHILDATFAVTETWSFSCDSRMVDLQRTDPISSSSKWPGPAVRDHLGDRDVSAGRGTACSPSQPRAVIEFNDNPAETDENLTPAVRALADGKLSVLTLKLSAHDETDTVAWKRFDDDAVIRVKYMSKPAPPAEYGFASSSAPTCSKLATSPNTVTDPTPILMATPRTQSGGETGAMLRVYYDIDGQKPGETTWFDAPPPTDSLAPTTGHLSYSTTARDFPSQAKEWNNPLAEDGTLYRYAAYTYSYADTSYTAPLGSGNSPYCYFRVDSKGPKPPVVTSSSVYKQCVQGGACEPSGGPNQTGSFTFGSATGETNTHYQYRLDDAPWSSWTAMAGSFTVNVTPGLSGSRMLYVRVKDAQGRVGEEAVKFLVKEGPGPVGRWDFNESSGPAVDRSTSNTALQNNLDLTATGTGRNDRGRRGELTAADASKSPDKALALTSASHGAASTTKQVVETQASYTLTAWARLDTAVSGVATVLGQDGAYHSAFYLSYCGDVKTWCVRLPDKDGGGASFSAHRVAALNPPQPKAWTHLGVVVDSGERKIHFYVNGVLQGSDSLTTALWASTGGLQVGRAKYMGSYVDYFPGEIDEAAIWQDKLSAEAMAIEASLKDTRNWAYAELVAQYNPQGASGSSLPDGSGYDNRLTMSSSGSLNGEDIFLDGVDDSATAARPVVDDTGSFSVATSVNVEAGKLSALPTGSRLQVLGQQSGTGSSWSLWFEKTGTIQVPLRDSSGQEVIGANGEFVMKDVPVGRWHFGRLTADGTGASARTTTAQAIDGEVRLTGVFDAEKRTVTLYVNGGQAAAGVGYTAVVGSDFTVGKGWTGSYLPGRISDIRLWAGALTDEAQVEAVVGH, encoded by the coding sequence GTGGCCCTGACGGCCGCTTGGGCGCTCCTTGTGAGCGCGGTACCGATGCTGACCGGCGCTCCTGCCGTGGCGGACGAGGCATCTGCGGCTGCTCTGACGGAGACAGAGCGGGCTTTGCGGGAGGCCGCTGACACCGGCAGCCGGGTCGAGGTGGTGGGGGAGCGGAGCGAACGCGAGACCGTGTTCGCGAACCCGGACGGTGCGACCTTCACCATGGAGAAGTCGATCGTCCCCGTTCGCGTGGACACCGGGGAGGGCTGGGTACAGCCGGACGCGACGCTCGTACGGCGAGAGGACGGCTCGATCGGCCCGAAGGCCGCTGCGGTGGACCTGTCCATCTCCGGCGGCGGTCCGGGGGCCGGCTTGGTGACGATCGGGGAGGCCGGGCAGTCGGTGTCGATGGGCTGGCCCGGCAAGCTGCCCACGCCTCGTCTGGAAGGTGAGCGCGCCGTCTACGAGGACGTCCTGCCGGACGTGAACCTGATCCTGACCGCGACGCTCGAAGGCTTCCGTCAGGTTCTGGAGGTGCGGACGCCCGAGGCTGCGGCGCTGCCGGAGCTGAAGGCGATCACGTACGACATCAAGGCGGACGGGCTGCGGCTGCGCGAGGGCGCTCTGGGCAGCGTGGAAGCGCTGGACGGAAACGGTCAAGTGGTCTTCCGTTCCCCGACCGCGCAGATGTGGAACTCCGCGGGCGAGGACGACGCGGCCCCTGCGGATGCCGGACTGAGCACGCGGAGCGCCGGCCTCAGAGCGCTGGACACCGCTTCCGCAGAGGACGTCCCCGCGCAGCAGGAGACGTCCGAGCCTGTCGCCCCTCCGCAGGAGGGCGACCCGCTGGCAGGGCCCGGGGCGGGCGACGAGGCCGCTGTCATGGCGGTGGAGCTGGCGAAGGACTCACTGACGGTGGTCCCCGACGCCGACCTCATCGCCGCCACAGGCGCGGAGGACTTCCCCCTCTACATCGATCCCTCGGTCGAGCTCAACGAGTCGGAGCGGACGGTGCTGTCCTCGGACGGCGACGTGTTCTACAACTTCTCCGGTGGCGACAACGGCATGAGTGTCGGCAAGTGCGGCAGCGCCGTGATCAATGGCGTGTCGTACTACTGCGGCTCGGGCTACGTGAACCGCATGTACTTCGAGTTCACGCCGGAGAAGCTCAGGGGCAAGCACATCCTGGATGCCACCTTCGCGGTGACCGAGACATGGTCGTTCTCCTGCGACAGCCGAATGGTGGACTTGCAGCGCACCGACCCCATCTCCTCGTCCTCCAAGTGGCCCGGCCCGGCGGTCAGGGATCACCTGGGTGACCGTGACGTCTCGGCGGGCCGGGGCACTGCCTGCTCTCCCTCCCAGCCACGAGCCGTGATCGAGTTCAACGACAACCCGGCCGAGACGGACGAAAACCTGACACCTGCCGTCCGGGCGCTCGCCGACGGCAAGCTGAGCGTGCTCACCTTGAAGCTGTCGGCACACGACGAGACGGACACGGTCGCCTGGAAGCGCTTCGACGACGACGCAGTCATCCGCGTGAAGTACATGAGCAAGCCCGCCCCTCCGGCGGAGTACGGATTCGCCTCGAGTTCCGCACCGACCTGCTCCAAGCTCGCTACGTCCCCGAACACGGTCACGGATCCCACCCCGATTCTGATGGCGACGCCCCGCACGCAGTCGGGCGGCGAGACCGGAGCCATGCTGCGGGTCTACTACGACATCGACGGGCAGAAGCCGGGTGAGACGACCTGGTTCGATGCGCCGCCGCCCACGGATTCCCTGGCCCCCACCACCGGGCATCTCTCCTACAGCACCACGGCGAGGGACTTCCCCAGCCAGGCGAAGGAATGGAACAACCCTCTCGCGGAGGACGGCACCCTGTACCGCTACGCCGCGTACACCTACTCCTACGCTGACACGTCCTACACCGCGCCACTCGGCAGCGGCAACAGCCCGTACTGCTACTTCAGGGTCGACTCCAAGGGCCCCAAGCCCCCTGTCGTGACGTCGAGCTCGGTGTACAAGCAGTGCGTCCAGGGCGGGGCTTGCGAACCTTCCGGCGGCCCGAACCAGACCGGTTCCTTCACCTTCGGTTCGGCCACCGGGGAGACCAACACGCACTATCAGTACAGACTCGATGATGCGCCGTGGAGCAGTTGGACGGCCATGGCCGGCTCCTTCACCGTCAATGTCACCCCGGGCTTGTCCGGCAGCCGCATGCTGTACGTGCGCGTCAAGGACGCCCAGGGCCGCGTAGGTGAAGAGGCGGTCAAGTTCCTGGTCAAGGAAGGGCCCGGTCCAGTGGGACGCTGGGACTTCAACGAGTCGTCCGGCCCTGCCGTCGACCGCTCGACCTCCAACACCGCCTTGCAGAACAACCTGGACCTCACCGCGACCGGTACGGGCCGGAACGACCGCGGCCGCCGGGGCGAGCTGACCGCAGCCGACGCTTCCAAGTCACCCGACAAGGCCCTCGCCCTCACCAGTGCGAGCCACGGCGCGGCATCGACGACCAAGCAGGTCGTCGAGACGCAGGCCTCGTACACCTTGACGGCGTGGGCGCGTCTGGACACCGCGGTCTCCGGCGTCGCGACGGTCCTGGGGCAGGACGGCGCGTACCACAGCGCCTTCTATCTGAGTTACTGCGGAGACGTGAAGACCTGGTGTGTCCGACTGCCCGACAAGGATGGTGGCGGCGCCAGCTTCTCCGCCCATAGGGTCGCCGCGCTGAATCCTCCGCAGCCCAAGGCGTGGACACATCTCGGCGTCGTCGTGGACAGCGGTGAAAGGAAGATCCACTTCTATGTGAACGGCGTTCTGCAGGGTAGTGACAGCCTCACGACCGCTCTATGGGCCTCGACCGGTGGACTTCAGGTGGGACGAGCGAAGTACATGGGCTCCTACGTGGACTACTTCCCGGGCGAGATCGACGAGGCGGCCATCTGGCAGGACAAGCTGTCGGCAGAGGCGATGGCGATCGAGGCGAGTCTGAAGGACACGCGGAACTGGGCGTACGCCGAGCTGGTCGCCCAGTACAACCCGCAGGGTGCGTCAGGATCTTCCCTCCCCGATGGCAGCGGCTATGACAACAGGCTGACCATGTCCTCCAGCGGCTCCCTGAACGGGGAGGACATCTTCCTGGACGGAGTGGACGACTCCGCCACGGCGGCACGGCCCGTCGTGGACGACACCGGGTCCTTCTCGGTGGCCACCTCGGTGAATGTCGAGGCCGGGAAGTTGTCTGCCCTGCCCACGGGTTCTCGCCTGCAGGTTCTCGGCCAGCAGTCCGGCACGGGCTCTTCCTGGAGCCTCTGGTTCGAGAAGACCGGAACGATACAGGTCCCTCTCCGTGACTCTTCCGGCCAGGAGGTGATCGGCGCGAACGGCGAATTCGTCATGAAGGACGTTCCCGTTGGGAGGTGGCACTTCGGGCGGCTCACCGCCGACGGCACAGGTGCCTCAGCGCGGACGACGACCGCCCAGGCCATCGACGGAGAAGTCCGGCTGACCGGTGTCTTCGATGCCGAGAAGCGGACGGTCACCCTCTACGTCAATGGCGGGCAGGCGGCCGCAGGGGTGGGCTACACGGCCGTGGTCGGCTCTGACTTCACCGTGGGGAAGGGCTGGACCGGCAGCTATCTGCCCGGCCGGATCAGCGACATCCGCCTGTGGGCGGGCGCCTTGACCGACGAAGCCCAGGTGGAAGCGGTCGTCGGTCACTGA
- a CDS encoding pirin family protein, translating into MIRIQRAAERYAGGTPETGEPGIDTRHAFSFGRFYDPDNLRFGALLACNEERLAPGAGFDEHPHSHTEIVTWVVEGELTHRDSTGRATVVRPGDLQHLSSAAGVRHVERNDGPAPLVFVQMWLAPREPGGTPSYEVVRGIADATPYAVPAADAVLHVRRLALGDRTALPDADFLYVHVARGTVRLAGEELAEGDAARVTGETGLVVLATGEAEVLVWEMGDVSAP; encoded by the coding sequence GTGATACGCATCCAGCGCGCCGCCGAGCGCTACGCGGGCGGCACCCCGGAGACGGGCGAGCCCGGCATCGACACCCGGCACGCCTTCTCCTTCGGCCGGTTCTACGACCCCGACAACCTCCGCTTCGGCGCGCTGCTCGCCTGCAACGAGGAGCGCCTCGCGCCGGGCGCGGGCTTCGACGAGCACCCGCACAGCCACACCGAGATCGTCACCTGGGTCGTCGAGGGCGAGCTCACCCACCGCGACTCCACCGGCCGTGCGACGGTCGTGCGCCCCGGAGACCTCCAGCACCTCTCCTCCGCGGCGGGCGTCCGGCACGTCGAGCGCAACGACGGCCCCGCGCCCCTGGTCTTCGTCCAGATGTGGCTGGCCCCGCGGGAGCCGGGCGGCACTCCCTCGTACGAGGTCGTCCGGGGCATCGCCGACGCCACCCCGTACGCGGTCCCGGCGGCGGACGCGGTGCTCCACGTCCGCCGCCTGGCACTCGGTGACCGCACCGCCCTGCCGGACGCGGACTTCCTCTACGTCCACGTGGCGCGGGGCACGGTGCGCCTCGCGGGCGAGGAGCTGGCGGAGGGCGACGCGGCCCGGGTGACGGGGGAGACGGGGCTGGTGGTGCTGGCGACGGGGGAGGCGGAGGTGCTGGTGTGGGAGATGGGTGACGTTTCCGCTCCCTGA